The region AATGTTGTGATTTCCAAAGGATCTCCTTCAAATATTCTACCAGGAAGAAGAGATAAACAATGATCTACAACTAcagaaattagggttttatatGCATTGGTAGATGAAATTAAGTGGATACCTTAGTCGGTTCTCCATATCTTCCATTTGGGATTTACAGCTAAGGATTTCTTGTTGAATCTCCTGTCCGAGTATAATTGTTCTTAACAGTGAAGAATGAAGATGACAACCAATTATTTGCTCAACGAAAATTAGTTCTCATACATTTAATACCTCAAGTTGTGAATCAGTACTCGCTGGGCTGCTTCACAGGACAGCAGTAACAAATTAAAATAGGTTAAAAACCAATTACCGTAACTTAAACATCAGTACTACTAGGGATAAAGTCGGATTTAGCTTAGGTGCagtaaaaaaattacagttttttTCAACAGTATGCTGAACCATTGAGAAACTACAGTACGTCTAAGTCTGCtaaactgttaaaaaaaattactgtacAGCACTTGAGCCAAATCGGAGTAAGGGGTTGTGGGAAAAAGCAAACCTGGCTTCTTTATAGGTTCGATCTGCTTCCCCCTTTAGCTTACCAAGAACTCTTCGGAGATTCTGCAAATATGTTTAGATTCGTCATCTTAAACAAATTCACAGCCAGCCTTTAAACGAAGGCAATAGATGCATGCCTCGCCTGTTGAAGGtttatatttactatttagaaATTGCTGttgtattttcttcttctggGCATATTTAGAGAGTGCTTACCACTTGGTTGTGCAGCCTTTGAAATTGCATGGAACGTGAAAAGAACCATCgaagaatttaagaaaagagaagaaaaaaaaacgtcGTTAACACCAACAGAACATAGTTGTAGCCGCTTAAAAACCGATCTGAGAACCAAGATCTCCTTACCGTCCTCGCTCATGCTCAGGATGATTAACATACCGTGCCAGAATCTCTTCAATGCTTcaacaaaccaaaaaaccaGATTGTTTTACTTAAACTGAGTGGAcgaatataatataatttagaTTACACATACCTAAGAGGACATAATCAGagatcaaatatatatatatatattttattctctctcttaCAAGCGTGTGTTTGTATATATGTGTGGATATATATTTGATGgtagaaaacaaaatatttcagaGAGAAACCAACAACAACGAGAGAAAAGAAACATCAACATCACAGAGAACAGAAATTTTATGATCGAGATTATTAGGCAATTATAATAAGAGAAGCGGAAATCTAaaccatataatatatatatcttaagcAGACCTCTTATTTCCTGAAAAGTGACTGACTCTTCCTGACGGGGAAAACATGATGAGAGCTACATCAACATCACAGAGAACAGAAAGTTCATAAGCTTTTTTGATAAGTCCGTTTCTCCTTTTGGAGAAAGTGACCTGCCTATTTGTGGTATTTTCAATTCTCTTAATCTGAAGCTTCACCCTCCCCATCTCTCTATTCTTTGTTTCTTGAGGTTCTTTGcctctttgtctctcttttgCTGCAATGAAGTTAAAAAAGTTGGAAGAACATTGAGATAAGAAGgaaggcaaaaagaaaaaaagaaaaaaaaagcagaaaaacatTGAGTTTTGTCACTGTCAGGCCATTCATAGAAGAtgacgagagagagaaagaggtgCAACGGTGTAAGACTTACTTGGGAGATTTGGAATTAAAGGTGGTTGCGTAAGTTCTCAAAATCTACATAAAAGTATTTTGGACTCATTCTCTTGATGATATCATGAGATTAGGGGTGATAATTCGTTTTTGCTTGTCGGGTTGGGTTATGTCAAGATGTGGACAATTTAAATTAAACTAGTCAAATGCTTTAATCCTAAcatgtaatttaaattaaatcagttacatttttttttttggggtataATTACAGTGGAGTGAGTAAATGGTGGACATTGATGATGAACAAATCATCTTTCTAATTCCCGAAGGCAATGTATTGGTTTGAAGCACCGTGCAATTGGAATCACAGGGAAACGAGGCAGTGAGTAATAATCTTAGCATAAGTGGCTCCCAATCATATCAATTCCCTTAACGCATCCTAACTGAAAATTTtggaacctttttcttttattaattatttcccCTGACTATTTCTGTGAGAATCCTAGCAAATGTTATAATCAGACTTCATAAAAGCCATTGAAATTTTGTATAGAAATAGCTAAACGGGCATCTTTCTGCGGTGGGGGTCCCAGGTAGGTAGCACATAGAGTGATCTTTCATTTGTGGTTTTGGGCGTGGTAGACGAGGACGATCACACTGCCACAAGTCTTTGCGATTGCCACATGTCTTcgttttcttgttttcttcgaACTTCAGAGTGATCTGCACTCACTCCCAGGGAGCCTATCCCGCGAGGTCGCACGTATGAACTGTGTGAACCCCTGACCACTGTTCTCTCGAGGCATAATTTGACATATATAGTGCCCACCTGAAACCCTATCCGTGGCTCCCCCTACTCAAACCCTGTGAGATATTAtatgctcaggaaaaaaaaaaaaaaaaaaagaaaaaaaaaaagaaaaagaaaaagaaagtaccCTTTGAGTGATCAGACGTACGTGATCGAATATTAGAAATGAGTTTGTGGATGGGAAATACGTATAGTACAGATAGATACAAGTAAATGCATATAACCTGATATGagaataacaatttttttgtgATATATATGTTCATGTCCATATGATAAATGAACAATTATGTTATggagtaattaaataaatctatgtaaaacaaaatctttatACAGTACTTAGAGAATGTATAGTTTAGACTTGTTGGCTAACATAAATGTATAAAAAGATTACATGTCATAAGTTATATAAAGCAATCTAACAGTGTAAAAGTAGAAAATATGTACTATTGAGAGtcaaaaactatatatttgacggtgttgaaaaaa is a window of Alnus glutinosa chromosome 4, dhAlnGlut1.1, whole genome shotgun sequence DNA encoding:
- the LOC133865524 gene encoding agamous-like MADS-box protein AGL104; the encoded protein is MGRVKLQIKRIENTTNRQVTFSKRRNGLIKKAYELSVLCDVDVALIMFSPSGRVSHFSGNKSIEEILARYVNHPEHERGRLHNQVNLRRVLGKLKGEADRTYKEASPASTDSQLEEIQQEILSCKSQMEDMENRLRIFEGDPLEITTLYEVEFREQILKETLRRVHLRKV